A single genomic interval of Patescibacteria group bacterium harbors:
- a CDS encoding HD domain-containing protein → MLSKKKNSFKLNLDFLNKDKNFDFLKKLQKKFPKAEIYLVGGAVRDLFLKKTTKDYDFVVCKVKVSDLEKFLANLGQVEFVGKSFGVFKFTPKGGDKHNPFDIALPRRDFSFNTGGYRDVKVLTNPDLPIEEDLSRRDFTINALALSIVEGMASNIIDPFNGLKDLKNKIIKTVGKPEDRFKEDYSRMLRAIRFNCQLDNDWQIEKMTWQVIKSKIKLIAKTVPYEIIAREFLKSFYFNPVKALDLFDQSGFFEAIMPEILKMKKCPQPKNFHSEGDVWVHTRLALEKLFSPQFKKQFNSERPNTELIIATLFHDLGKPPTIQTPEKNHTDRIRFNEHDVVGAEKTKKICERLKFSSPGFAPEGDSQPRRENFGVDPEKIAWLIKNHMLLVHGNALKMRPQTIEKYFFNQNLPGENLLKLSFADISATILEKGHSDFGDFKNMLKRIKELKKLSANKKELPQPILNGNEIMKEFKIKPGPRIGELLEILREKQLEGKIKDKKSAIKFLRGLTKMKNVF, encoded by the coding sequence ATGTTATCTAAAAAAAAGAACAGTTTTAAACTTAATTTAGACTTCCTGAATAAGGATAAAAATTTTGATTTTTTAAAAAAATTACAAAAGAAATTTCCCAAAGCTGAAATTTATTTGGTTGGCGGCGCGGTCAGAGATTTGTTTTTAAAAAAAACAACCAAGGACTATGATTTTGTTGTTTGTAAGGTTAAAGTGTCTGATTTGGAAAAGTTTTTGGCGAATTTAGGACAAGTGGAATTTGTCGGCAAAAGTTTTGGTGTTTTTAAATTCACCCCAAAAGGCGGCGACAAGCATAATCCTTTTGATATTGCTTTGCCTCGCCGCGATTTTTCTTTTAATACCGGCGGTTATCGCGATGTAAAAGTTTTAACTAATCCCGATTTGCCAATTGAAGAGGATCTGTCTCGCCGCGATTTCACGATTAACGCACTTGCCCTGAGCATAGTCGAAGGGATGGCGTCAAATATTATTGATCCATTTAACGGCCTAAAAGACCTTAAAAATAAAATTATTAAAACCGTTGGCAAGCCGGAAGACAGATTTAAAGAAGATTATTCCAGAATGTTGCGAGCGATAAGATTTAATTGTCAGTTGGATAATGATTGGCAAATTGAAAAAATGACATGGCAAGTCATTAAATCTAAAATCAAATTGATCGCCAAGACAGTGCCTTACGAAATTATTGCCCGGGAATTTTTGAAATCTTTTTATTTTAATCCGGTTAAAGCTCTTGATTTATTTGATCAGAGTGGATTTTTTGAAGCAATAATGCCGGAAATTTTAAAAATGAAAAAATGTCCGCAGCCGAAAAATTTTCATTCCGAAGGAGATGTTTGGGTACATACGCGTTTGGCTTTGGAAAAATTATTTTCTCCGCAATTTAAAAAGCAATTCAATAGTGAGCGCCCGAACACAGAATTGATTATCGCCACTCTTTTCCATGATTTGGGCAAGCCGCCGACCATTCAAACTCCGGAGAAAAATCACACTGACCGCATTCGTTTTAATGAGCATGACGTGGTGGGCGCGGAAAAAACCAAAAAAATTTGCGAGCGATTAAAATTTTCAAGTCCGGGCTTCGCCCCAGAGGGAGATTCTCAGCCCCGAAGGGAAAATTTCGGCGTTGATCCGGAAAAAATCGCCTGGTTGATTAAAAATCACATGCTTTTGGTTCACGGCAATGCTCTTAAAATGCGGCCGCAAACCATTGAAAAATATTTTTTTAATCAAAATTTGCCGGGCGAAAATTTGTTAAAACTTTCATTCGCGGATATTTCAGCCACGATTTTGGAAAAAGGCCATTCTGATTTTGGCGATTTCAAAAATATGCTGAAAAGAATCAAAGAATTAAAAAAATTAAGCGCTAATAAAAAAGAATTGCCCCAACCGATTTTAAACGGCAATGAAATTATGAAAGAGTTTAAAATAAAACCGGGACCCAGAATAGGCGAATTATTGGAGATTTTAAGAGAAAAACAGCTCGAAGGAAAAATTAAAGATAAAAAATCAGCAATAAAATTTTTAAGAGGGTTGACAAAAATGAAAAATGTGTTTTAA
- a CDS encoding NlpC/P60 family protein: MAKKFSKIEVALSQSYFKMIENGVGSNLFRNFYIRQGDKKQDAVQGGKLSCAFFVSTILNNFNLIKQPHLTVKSTLEDMQKMGWSKIKKLKKGAIILWETKDDHSHLGFYIGNNKAISNNPIKKQPIIHHYTFGPRGDKSYRQITAVFWHKKLDK, encoded by the coding sequence ATGGCAAAAAAATTTTCTAAAATTGAAGTTGCTTTGAGTCAGTCATATTTTAAAATGATAGAAAATGGCGTGGGATCCAATCTTTTTCGTAATTTTTATATCCGGCAAGGAGATAAAAAGCAAGACGCGGTTCAGGGCGGCAAACTTTCCTGCGCTTTTTTTGTTTCCACGATTTTAAATAATTTCAATTTGATCAAACAGCCTCATTTAACGGTTAAAAGCACCTTGGAAGATATGCAAAAAATGGGCTGGAGTAAAATAAAAAAATTAAAAAAAGGAGCGATTATTTTGTGGGAAACAAAAGATGATCATTCCCATCTGGGTTTTTATATTGGGAATAATAAAGCAATCAGCAATAATCCAATTAAAAAACAACCGATAATCCATCATTATACTTTTGGTCCAAGAGGAGATAAGTCTTATCGTCAAATTACCGCCGTGTTTTGGCATAAAAAATTGGACAAATAA
- a CDS encoding non-canonical purine NTP pyrophosphatase, translated as MKFYIGTSNPYKVRELASILRPLEIDLDVTDSIEPEEMANTFDGNAEIKAREYARHVCKTLVENLKKKKKISDRRAKDFLLLSDVLTISEDSGLIIPILGGLPGPWSARFSDFSDVNISEGILSGYKASGILRNEIDLLNNKKVLELMKNIKQPYRSAKFVVSLKVADLNGDIIFSSYGEAHGWITDQSIGKNGFGYDPIFISDTSFGKTWAEIDSMRKNLISHRRKALQDFTMWLATQIKKITNSNIIIVVDGNDGTGKTTLVNQLKNRGYIVKDRGIPTKLTDDENILPAENEFYIILDASVEVCRKRLEKAGRVLDEKYHTVGDLKYYREKFIKVAKKLKGRAVIVDSSGSEDDLCNSVIKRINEYIYNKSL; from the coding sequence ATGAAATTTTACATAGGCACAAGCAATCCATATAAGGTAAGAGAACTGGCTAGTATTTTGCGTCCTTTAGAAATAGATCTTGATGTAACAGATTCTATTGAACCAGAAGAAATGGCCAACACCTTTGATGGCAATGCAGAAATCAAAGCTAGAGAATATGCAAGGCATGTATGTAAAACTTTGGTTGAAAATCTAAAGAAAAAGAAGAAAATAAGCGACAGAAGAGCAAAAGATTTTTTATTATTAAGTGATGTGTTGACTATTAGTGAAGATTCAGGATTGATTATCCCAATTTTAGGAGGCCTCCCTGGTCCTTGGTCGGCCCGGTTCTCTGATTTTTCTGATGTAAATATTTCTGAGGGCATATTATCAGGCTATAAGGCAAGTGGTATATTGAGAAATGAAATTGATTTATTAAATAATAAAAAGGTTCTGGAATTAATGAAAAATATCAAACAGCCCTATCGATCAGCAAAATTTGTTGTGTCCTTAAAGGTTGCAGATTTAAATGGTGATATAATATTTAGTTCATATGGTGAAGCACATGGATGGATTACCGATCAATCAATCGGCAAAAATGGTTTTGGATATGATCCTATTTTTATTAGTGACACTTCGTTCGGTAAAACATGGGCAGAAATAGATTCAATGAGAAAAAATCTTATAAGTCACCGTCGAAAAGCTCTTCAAGATTTCACAATGTGGCTTGCCACCCAAATTAAAAAAATAACAAATTCTAATATTATAATTGTGGTAGACGGTAATGACGGGACAGGAAAAACCACTCTAGTAAATCAACTAAAAAATAGAGGATATATTGTTAAAGATAGAGGGATACCAACAAAATTAACTGATGATGAAAACATCCTCCCGGCAGAGAATGAATTTTATATTATTCTTGATGCTTCTGTCGAAGTTTGTAGAAAAAGATTAGAAAAAGCCGGTCGAGTTTTAGATGAAAAATATCATACTGTTGGAGATTTAAAGTATTATAGAGAAAAATTTATTAAAGTTGCTAAAAAATTAAAAGGCAGAGCTGTTATTGTTGATTCATCTGGATCAGAAGATGATCTTTGTAACTCTGTAATAAAGAGAATCAATGAATATATTTATAATAAAAGTTTGTGA
- a CDS encoding adenylosuccinate synthetase, whose translation MKNNKVSFGNKKSGKATVLVGIQYGDEGKARVLDYLLKHTKYDVVARFNGGANAGHTLEANGIRIALHQVPSGIFYKKMILYYGSGCVLEPIKFNREIKEINSHGLNINNRLIISPNVPLVKPSDIIYDKIYGAKIGTTGNGIGPAYADVALRMESDIIRNIRIGDYLSNPLKFKNIINKLLINAIKWSQIKDMNIQKAVDDFDYGVKKLKKFVSKDPLVLQKMAEGGKNIFFEGANSIMLDPIYGTVPYVTSSRTVAGAAYVGGDLSNKFHQKTVAVVKAIMSRVGNGPFVSEFGGSKSEIYCAEDGGMSHTKEEENIQYSDPKRLLSKSEFEIGVALRILGGEYGATTKRPRRIGIFDLVMIKHNARLSGVDEIFINKIDCLEYFNHTKLPGIPVVVAYKLGKKIIDFFPSSEEELRKTKPVIKYLPFIKQDLSEIKLKNKLPKEVLFFIKFVENETGLTVSGIGVGPKRDQFILM comes from the coding sequence ATGAAAAATAACAAAGTAAGCTTTGGTAATAAAAAATCTGGCAAAGCAACTGTTTTAGTGGGTATCCAGTATGGTGATGAGGGTAAGGCCAGGGTTTTAGATTATCTCTTGAAGCATACGAAATATGATGTTGTAGCGAGGTTTAATGGCGGCGCAAATGCTGGGCATACACTGGAGGCGAATGGTATTAGAATTGCTCTGCATCAGGTACCCTCTGGAATTTTTTATAAAAAAATGATTTTGTATTACGGTTCAGGCTGCGTGCTTGAACCTATTAAATTTAATAGGGAAATAAAAGAAATAAATTCTCATGGTTTAAATATTAATAATAGACTTATAATATCACCTAACGTGCCATTAGTTAAACCTTCTGATATTATTTATGATAAAATATATGGCGCCAAAATAGGGACAACCGGCAATGGTATAGGGCCAGCATATGCAGATGTGGCACTTAGAATGGAGTCAGACATAATTAGGAATATTAGAATTGGAGATTATTTATCTAATCCATTGAAATTTAAAAATATAATCAATAAATTGTTGATTAATGCTATTAAATGGAGTCAAATTAAAGATATGAACATCCAAAAAGCTGTTGACGATTTTGATTATGGGGTAAAGAAACTTAAAAAATTTGTTTCAAAAGATCCACTTGTTCTTCAAAAAATGGCAGAGGGTGGAAAAAATATATTTTTTGAAGGGGCAAATTCGATTATGCTCGACCCGATTTATGGAACAGTGCCTTATGTAACTTCTAGTAGAACTGTAGCCGGCGCAGCTTATGTGGGCGGAGATTTGTCTAATAAATTTCATCAAAAAACCGTGGCGGTGGTTAAAGCTATTATGTCGCGAGTCGGCAATGGCCCTTTTGTTTCTGAATTTGGCGGTAGCAAGAGTGAAATATATTGTGCTGAAGACGGAGGGATGTCTCATACAAAAGAAGAGGAAAATATTCAATATTCTGATCCCAAGAGATTACTTTCTAAAAGTGAGTTTGAAATCGGGGTTGCTTTGAGAATACTTGGAGGTGAATATGGAGCTACTACAAAAAGACCACGTCGTATCGGTATTTTTGATTTAGTGATGATCAAACATAATGCCAGATTGAGTGGTGTTGATGAAATATTCATAAACAAAATAGATTGTCTAGAATATTTTAATCATACTAAACTACCAGGGATTCCTGTTGTGGTAGCATATAAACTAGGTAAAAAGATTATAGATTTTTTCCCTTCATCCGAAGAAGAACTTAGAAAAACTAAACCGGTAATAAAATATTTACCATTCATAAAACAAGATCTTTCAGAAATAAAATTAAAAAATAAATTGCCTAAGGAAGTTTTATTTTTTATTAAATTTGTTGAAAATGAGACTGGCTTAACTGTTTCAGGTATCGGTGTGGGCCCAAAAAGAGATCAATTTATTTTAATGTAA
- the hisG gene encoding ATP phosphoribosyltransferase, translating to MEKKKINNIMRLALPKGILLSNVLSLLEKIDIKFKFKNNRDYNPICNDLNIKAKLVKVRAIPQLLALGQFNAGFVGLDLIKESGYSEIEPIFDLKLNQVRLVAAVHKSQKDIIVNPPKRPLLIATEYENIAGNWAFDKNLAHIIIQTWGSTEAYAPDDADIVFDNIDTGETMAANNLIVVDEIMRSSTYLVINKENYKNGFIKEKINEMIIKLNDIKKNEK from the coding sequence ATGGAGAAGAAGAAAATAAATAATATAATGAGACTTGCGTTGCCTAAAGGAATATTATTGTCAAATGTTCTTAGTCTTTTGGAAAAAATTGATATCAAATTTAAATTTAAAAATAACAGAGACTATAATCCTATTTGTAATGATTTAAATATAAAAGCTAAGCTTGTCAAGGTTCGTGCCATTCCTCAATTATTAGCACTTGGTCAATTTAATGCGGGTTTTGTCGGACTTGATTTAATAAAAGAATCTGGTTATAGTGAGATTGAACCAATTTTTGATTTGAAATTAAACCAAGTGAGATTGGTCGCCGCAGTCCATAAAAGTCAAAAAGATATCATAGTTAACCCCCCAAAGAGGCCGCTGCTTATTGCGACTGAATATGAGAATATTGCTGGAAATTGGGCATTTGATAAAAATTTAGCACATATAATTATTCAAACTTGGGGATCAACCGAAGCATATGCTCCAGATGATGCTGATATTGTTTTTGATAATATTGATACTGGGGAAACGATGGCTGCAAATAATCTTATTGTAGTAGACGAAATAATGAGAAGTTCGACTTATCTGGTGATAAATAAAGAAAATTACAAAAATGGATTTATTAAAGAAAAAATTAATGAAATGATTATTAAATTAAATGATATAAAAAAAAATGAAAAATAA
- the hisI gene encoding phosphoribosyl-AMP cyclohydrolase, whose amino-acid sequence MIIPSIDIIRGKAVQLQQGKTKVLERSDIFSLVEDFKKYGEIAVVDLDAAMDKGNNLKLIKKICKLAECRVGGGIRNLEKANELLAAGAKKIIIGTKATKEFLKELPKDRIIVAIDTKGGKIVDHGWTNLTTKTPSQVIEELSEYCSEFLFTNVDKEGLMNGLDFNIFKKFLNLTSNKFTIAGGITTYKDIKNLEKLNVNSQIGMALYTGKIKLSEAFISVLDFKKVKGLIPTIVQDTKGGVLMLAYSSHESLKKTFATNFATYYSRSRKDLWQKGETSGNKQFLLKARYDCDKDAIIFVVKQKGCACHTGSYSCFGDKYFSLEDVYNIICDRIKNPKADSFVSNLAKNEIKIKGKILEEIDEMINYKDRDNLIWEVADSVFFIMMFMAKHHITIRDIENELWRRRK is encoded by the coding sequence ATGATAATCCCAAGTATTGATATTATAAGAGGTAAAGCAGTACAATTGCAGCAAGGAAAAACTAAGGTTTTAGAAAGATCTGACATTTTTAGTTTAGTTGAAGATTTTAAAAAATATGGAGAAATTGCGGTTGTTGACCTTGATGCTGCGATGGATAAGGGTAATAATTTGAAATTAATAAAAAAAATCTGTAAGTTAGCAGAATGTAGGGTTGGTGGCGGGATAAGAAATTTAGAAAAGGCCAATGAATTATTAGCTGCAGGAGCAAAAAAGATAATAATTGGGACAAAAGCAACTAAAGAATTTTTAAAAGAATTGCCGAAGGATAGAATTATTGTCGCCATTGATACAAAAGGAGGTAAAATAGTTGATCATGGGTGGACCAATCTAACAACAAAAACTCCCTCACAGGTTATTGAGGAGTTGTCTGAATATTGTAGTGAATTTCTTTTTACCAATGTAGATAAAGAAGGTTTAATGAATGGTCTAGATTTTAATATTTTTAAAAAATTTTTAAATTTAACTTCAAATAAATTTACAATTGCAGGCGGAATAACTACATATAAGGATATAAAAAACCTCGAGAAACTAAATGTTAATTCCCAGATCGGTATGGCTTTATATACTGGGAAAATTAAACTATCCGAAGCTTTTATTTCTGTGCTCGATTTTAAAAAAGTAAAAGGATTAATCCCGACAATTGTTCAAGATACTAAAGGAGGGGTTTTAATGCTAGCTTATTCTTCTCATGAATCGCTTAAAAAAACTTTTGCTACTAATTTTGCTACATATTATAGTCGTTCAAGAAAGGATCTTTGGCAAAAAGGTGAAACTTCTGGTAATAAACAATTTCTTTTAAAAGCTAGATATGATTGTGACAAAGATGCTATTATTTTTGTAGTAAAACAAAAAGGATGCGCATGTCACACGGGATCTTATTCTTGTTTTGGTGATAAATATTTTTCCCTTGAAGATGTCTATAATATTATTTGTGATCGGATTAAAAATCCAAAAGCTGATTCTTTTGTTTCAAACTTAGCTAAGAATGAAATAAAAATTAAGGGTAAGATTTTAGAAGAAATAGATGAAATGATTAATTATAAAGATAGAGATAATTTAATTTGGGAAGTTGCAGATTCAGTTTTTTTTATAATGATGTTTATGGCAAAACATCATATTACAATCAGAGATATAGAAAATGAATTATGGAGAAGAAGAAAATAA
- a CDS encoding MazG nucleotide pyrophosphohydrolase domain-containing protein, with product MEIKKAQQWVDEDWKTKSQTVDEHLEILFLMEELGEMAEMIRKQAGKKERKNIKVDLGKEMGDILISLLTLANRYGVDLEQSFLKSKRKIIKRHKQGY from the coding sequence ATGGAAATAAAAAAAGCTCAGCAATGGGTTGACGAAGATTGGAAAACAAAATCTCAAACAGTTGACGAACATCTGGAAATTTTATTTTTAATGGAAGAACTTGGTGAAATGGCGGAAATGATCAGAAAACAAGCCGGCAAGAAAGAAAGAAAAAATATTAAAGTTGATTTAGGCAAAGAAATGGGAGATATTTTAATCAGCTTATTGACCTTGGCTAATCGTTATGGCGTTGATTTGGAACAATCTTTTTTAAAATCAAAAAGAAAAATTATCAAACGCCACAAACAAGGATATTAA
- the trmD gene encoding tRNA (guanosine(37)-N1)-methyltransferase TrmD, which translates to MKFDILTIFPDIFENYFNASIIKRAREKKLIKIKVHNFRSFTADKHKKVDDKPYGGGPGMILKIEPLYNALTKLKFFSKTKNQKIILFTPEGKKFDQKMARRLSKLERIILICGRYEGVDARIDKFIDEKISIGDYVLTGGELPAMILVDAITRLIPGVIRQESLKEESFGDSELTTEYPQYTRPEVFTFKDKFSKIKKLIVPKELLSGNHQKIEKWRQKHFGN; encoded by the coding sequence ATGAAATTTGACATTCTGACAATCTTCCCTGATATTTTTGAAAATTATTTCAACGCTTCGATTATCAAACGAGCTCGAGAAAAAAAATTAATTAAAATTAAGGTTCATAATTTTCGTTCTTTCACCGCCGACAAGCATAAAAAAGTGGATGACAAACCCTACGGTGGCGGTCCGGGGATGATTTTAAAAATAGAACCATTATATAACGCTCTTACAAAATTAAAATTTTTTTCAAAAACGAAAAATCAGAAAATTATTTTATTTACTCCGGAAGGAAAAAAATTTGATCAAAAAATGGCAAGACGTTTATCAAAATTGGAAAGAATAATTTTGATCTGCGGACGATACGAAGGCGTGGATGCCAGAATTGATAAATTTATTGATGAGAAAATTTCTATTGGCGATTATGTCTTAACCGGAGGAGAATTGCCGGCTATGATTTTGGTGGATGCCATTACCAGATTGATTCCAGGGGTTATCAGACAGGAATCCCTAAAAGAAGAGTCATTTGGCGATTCAGAGTTAACCACAGAATATCCACAATACACCCGTCCGGAAGTCTTTACATTTAAAGATAAATTTAGTAAAATTAAAAAACTTATTGTGCCGAAAGAATTGCTTTCAGGCAATCATCAAAAAATAGAGAAATGGAGACAAAAACATTTCGGCAATTAA
- a CDS encoding KH domain-containing protein: MAVKAKDQEFIEYVVKALVVHPDDVKVVRTVDEMGVLLSLRLNPEDMGQIIGREGSTARAIRTLIRIIGLRNNARINLKIEEPEGSTRGVRSTSSAVDDLKL; encoded by the coding sequence ATGGCAGTAAAAGCAAAAGATCAAGAATTTATAGAGTACGTTGTCAAGGCGCTTGTAGTCCACCCAGACGATGTTAAAGTCGTTCGCACAGTAGACGAAATGGGTGTTCTTCTTTCTTTAAGGCTTAATCCGGAAGATATGGGACAAATAATTGGTCGAGAAGGTTCAACCGCTCGAGCAATTAGAACTCTTATCCGCATTATCGGCTTAAGAAATAATGCGCGCATTAATCTTAAAATCGAAGAACCAGAAGGATCTACACGCGGAGTGAGAAGCACTTCCAGCGCGGTAGACGATTTAAAATTATAA
- the rpsP gene encoding 30S ribosomal protein S16, which yields MLAIKLSRIGKKHQPSFRLLVLEKSKDPWGNFLEDLGYYNPLTKKSSLNNERINYWISKGAQPTKTVHNLLVNLQVITGKKVKVTKVTMKNQEAKKQADIKEGEKAEK from the coding sequence ATGTTAGCAATCAAACTATCAAGAATAGGAAAAAAACATCAGCCGTCTTTCAGACTGCTGGTTTTAGAAAAGTCCAAAGATCCGTGGGGAAATTTTTTGGAAGACCTGGGATATTATAATCCTCTGACCAAAAAATCGTCTCTTAACAATGAACGGATAAATTATTGGATTTCCAAAGGCGCTCAACCGACCAAGACGGTTCATAATTTGTTGGTTAATCTGCAAGTTATTACCGGCAAAAAGGTTAAGGTAACAAAAGTAACCATGAAAAATCAGGAAGCCAAAAAGCAAGCCGATATAAAAGAAGGAGAAAAGGCTGAGAAATAG